The following nucleotide sequence is from Deltaproteobacteria bacterium.
GCCTATCCCCTCATCCCCGCCGTTAGGAAGATGGGCCGCTCGCATCGCTTACGGTACATCGGCGGGCGGCTCAAGAGCGACTACCGCTATTCCATCGGCCTCGTCTACAATACCTTTCCGATGCCGCCCAAAGGCGCGGATCTCTCCAGTTTGGAACCGCTGGGTCAGGCAGTGCTCGACGCCCGAGCCGCCCATCCGGGCGCGACGCTGGCCGATCTCTACGATCCTGACCTGATGCCTCCTGACCTGCGCCGGGCGCATCAAGCGCTCGATCGTGCGGTGGATCGGCTTTACCGGCGCACCGGGTTCGCTTCCGAGCGCGAGCGTGTCGAGCATCTGTTCATGCTCTATGAGAAGATGCAAACGCCTCTTCCAGCTTCGGTGAAGCGGAAGCGGCGTTCAGTGCGTCGCAGACTCTCGAGGGATCTCAAAGTCAAGAAATAGGGAAGTGTCGTGCACGCTCTAACCGAATTTCATCGCGAGTCGGTGACAACGCATGGCGATCCCGGTTTCCACGGTCGTGCGCTGGAATGGAGGACGTTTGCAATGATCCGCAATTCCTGCGAACGGGCAGCGTTCCGAGCGTGTGCGATCGCGATGCTGCTGGGTGCGGCGGGCCTGTTGCTGGCCGGCGCGGCGGCGGAGCCGACGACGGCGCGGGCGGACGAGCCGGCCGCGCTCAAGATCGGATCACTGATGGACTTAAACAGCGGTTCGGCAGAGGTCTACAGGGACAGGCAGCGGGCGTTCGAACTCGCGATCGAGCATGTCAACCAAGGCGGCGGCGTGTTCGGCTTGCCCGTGACGTTTGCGGTCGGCGACACCACGGCGGACCCGGAGAGGGCGGTCGCGACGGCACGGCGTCTCGTCGAGATCGAGAGCGTGCACGCCATCGTCGGCCCCAACGCCAGCGTCAACGCGCTGCCGGTGGCTGAGCGGGTGATCGGTCCAGCCGCCATCCCACCGTCAGCTTCTCGGCCACGTCGCCGGAGCTGACCGGCGTCGCCGATAACGATTTCCTGTTTCGAACCGCGCTTTCCGACGTTTGCCAGGGACCCGTCCTCGCCCGTGTCGCACGCGAGCGGGGCTTTGAGAATGTCGGCCTAGTCTATGTCGACGACCCCTGGGGGCGGGGCCTTGCCGGCGCCTTCGAAGCGGCCTGGGACAGACCCGTCAAGGCCGTTCCGGTGGACCGCGGTCAGATCGGCTTTCTGGCCGCGCTGCGCGAGTCCGAGAGCGGAGGCGCACAGGCCCTTGTGGTGATCGCCCCGGAGGCGGCTGCCCTGACCATGGTCCGCGAGGCGATCGATAACGGCCTGTATGACAACTTCGTGTTCGGCGACGCCGCCAAGCGGTTGAGCCTCGTCCGATCGCTGGGCGGCGCTCGCCTCGGCAACATGTACGGCACCGGGCCGGCTTCGGCGCCGGAGAGCGCCGCGTCCGCAGCGTGGGAGGCGGCCTATGTCGCCGAGTACGGCACGTTACCGGTGCTCGCCTACGTCAAGGAAACCTATGACGCCACGGTTGCTCTGGCGCTTGCGGCGCAGGCTGCGGGCCGGGTGGACGGCGCCGCGATCCGCGACCGGTTGCGCGCGGTCGGTGGTTCGCCGGGCACGGTCGTCGGCGCGGGCCCGCAGGGCGTCGCCGAGGCGCTCCGCATCCTCGCCCGAGGCGGGGAGATCGACTATGAAGGCGCCTCCGGCGGCATGGACTGGGACGAGAACGGCGATCTGCGCCGCGGCCACATCGGCATCTGGCGCTTCACCGAGGACGAGCGGATCGAGGAGGTTCGAGCGGTGGCGTTCGAGAAATGAGGTCGCCGGTTTCGACGTCACCAGGGAACCGGATTGGTTTCGTTTCGGGCGGTCGCGGCCGATTTCGCTCGACAAAAATGCGCCAGGGCGCGCCGAAATTGCAATCGATCCGCTTACAGTATGCTTACGGCTGTTGTGGAGTGACAAGGAGATCGAGAAAAAACGCCGCTAATTCAGCCACTTACTGGCTAGGGAAGAACCGGCTCTCATTTGTGTCGATCGCGATCACGACGACTCGGGCTCCCCGTAGATCAAGCCGCGCAGGTCCTGCCACGAGTACGCTTCAAGGGGATCCGCCACGCCGGGATCTCCCTCGCTCAGGTCGGGCAACCGGTATGGCCTCGGGGATTCGGCGGACGCGAGTACGCGGCGCAGGCCTTCCTCCACCACCGCACGTAGCGGGCTCCCCGTATTCCTCGCGTGCTGCTTGGCGCGCGCCAGCAACTCGTCGTGAATGTCAACAGTCGTCTTCATGGTTGCCATACTAACAATACTATACAGTATGGGCAACCCATAAGATATTGCCGGCCGTTGTGACTTGCAGCCGCCCGTTGCCCACACAAGCATTCCCGTGCATATTCGTCCACATATCAGTGCAAATCTTTCA
It contains:
- a CDS encoding DUF2191 domain-containing protein, translated to MKTTVDIHDELLARAKQHARNTGSPLRAVVEEGLRRVLASAESPRPYRLPDLSEGDPGVADPLEAYSWQDLRGLIYGEPESS
- a CDS encoding ABC transporter substrate-binding protein, translated to MIRNSCERAAFRACAIAMLLGAAGLLLAGAAAEPTTARADEPAALKIGSLMDLNSGSAEVYRDRQRAFELAIEHVNQGGGVFGLPVTFAVGDTTADPERAVATARRLVEIESVHAIVGPNASVNALPVAERVIGPAAIPPSASRPRRRS
- a CDS encoding ABC transporter substrate-binding protein, with translation MFRTALSDVCQGPVLARVARERGFENVGLVYVDDPWGRGLAGAFEAAWDRPVKAVPVDRGQIGFLAALRESESGGAQALVVIAPEAAALTMVREAIDNGLYDNFVFGDAAKRLSLVRSLGGARLGNMYGTGPASAPESAASAAWEAAYVAEYGTLPVLAYVKETYDATVALALAAQAAGRVDGAAIRDRLRAVGGSPGTVVGAGPQGVAEALRILARGGEIDYEGASGGMDWDENGDLRRGHIGIWRFTEDERIEEVRAVAFEK